A segment of the Acidobacteriota bacterium genome:
CCCAGCGCCGGGCCCCGTAGTTTTCCGAGGTCACAACCCTCTGTCGCCCGACTAGCTTGCCCGGGAGTCCGGAGTGAGCCGGACCCGCGGTGAAGTCTGGCCGCGGGAGAGGTTGCTCCATGCGCGAGAAACCGCTGAGTTGCGTTCTCCTCGCGGATCGCCACCACGGTCTCACGGAAGGCGTCCGCGGAATGCTCGAGACGGCTTTCGAGACCGTCGTCATGGTCGCTGATGAGGCGTCCTTGCTCGATGGAGCAGGCCGGCTCCAGCCCGACGTGGCTGTCGTGGATCTCTCCCTGGCAAAGGACAGGAGCCTGGGCTGGCTGCAAGCGCTGCGGGACCGCTGTCCCGGCCTCAAGGTGATCGTCCTCAGCGTCCACGACGAGCCGAACGTGCGCCGAGCGGCCCTGGGGGCCGGCGCCGACGCGTTCGTTCTCAAACGCGCAATCGTGACCGACCTGCTGCCGGCGGTCGACAGGCTGCGTTTCCACGAGCGTCATGCAGGGGCAAAGGAGAGTTCGTCATGAAAGTCGTCATCGTGGGTGGAGTGGCGGGCGGAGCGTCGTGCGCGGCGCGCCTGCGGCGTCTGGACGAGAAGGCCGAGATCCTCATGGTGGATAAGGGGCCGTACGTCTCGTACGCGAACTGCGGGCTCCCGTACCACGTCTCGGGGGTGATCGCGAAGGAGTCGAGCCTCCTCGTCGCCAACGAGCAGTACTTCAAGGCGAACCTCGGGATCGACGTCCGGACGAACTGCGAGGCGGTCTCCATCGACCCGAAGAAGAAGACGGTGGACCTGCGGGACGTGAAGACGGGCAAGGTGACGGCGGAGCCCTACGACGAGCTCGTCCTGTCGCCCGGGGCGCCGTCCTTCCATCCGCCCCTGCCCGGGATCGACCTGCCGGGGATCTTCCACGTGCGGACCGTGCCGGACGTGAAGGCCATCCGCGAGTGGATCGAGAAGGGCACGACGTTCCTCGCCGGGATGTTCAGCTACTCCGGCATCCAGTTCGTGAAGCCGACGACGCGCGCCGTGGTCGTCGGCGGAGGGTTCATCGGTCTCGAAACGGCCGAGAACCTCGTCCACCTCGGCTTCGAGGTGACGCTCATCCAGAAGCTCGATCAGCTCCTCGGACCGCTCGATCCCGAGATGGCCCGCCTCGTCGAGGAGCACGTGAAGCGGAACGGCGTCAAGCTGGTCCTCGGCGACGGCGTGGCGGGCTTCACGCAGCTCGAGGGCGGGGCGCTCGAGGTGAAGGCGACCTCCGGGAAAACGTACCCCGCCGACGTCGTGATCCTCGCGATCGGCGTCCGCCCCGACACGACGCTCGCAAGATCCGCCGGCCTCGCGATCGGCGAGCGCGGCGGGATCCGCGTCGACGAGCACATGAGGACGAGCGACCCGCACATCTTCGCCGTCGGCGACGCGGTCGAGGTGAAGGACTGGGTGACCGGCCAGTGGAGCCTCGTCGCCCTCGCGGGGCCCGCGAACCGACAGGGGCGGATCGCGGCCGACGTCATCGCCGGACGCAAGTCCCGTTACCGCGGCACGCAGGGAACCTCGATCATCGGCCTCTTCGGCGGCGCGGCGGCCTGGACCGGCGTGAACGAACGGACGCTCCGGAAGCTCGGCGACAAGGACTGGGAGAAGATCTACCTCTTCCCGAACTCGCACGCCGGGTACTACCCGGGCGCGAAGATGCTCGGACTCAAGGTCCTGTTCCGCAAGTCCGACGGAAAGCTCCTCGGCGCGCAGGCGCTCGGCGTGGACGGCCCGGCGGTGGACAAGCGGATCAGCGCCCTCGCCATGGCGCTCCAGATGCGCGCCACCGTCTACGACCTCGAGGAGGCCGAGCTCTGCTACGCGCCCCAGTTCGGGAGCGCGAAGGACCCGGTGAACTTCGCGGGGATGGTCGCTGCCGACGTCCTGCATGGCGACATGCCGCTCGCCCACTGGAACGAGACGAAGGGCGCGTTCCTCCTCGACGTGCGCCAGCCGGTCGAGCTGACCGTCGAGAGCGTCCCCGGCGCCGTCAACATTCCGCTCCACCTGCTCCGCGCCCGCCTCGGGGAGCTTCCAAAGGACAAGGAGATCCTCGTCATCTGTCGCTCCGCTCAGCGCGCGTACTACGCGACGCGCGTCCTCCTGCAGAACGGGTTCAAGGCGAGGAGCCTGTCCGGCGGGCTGCTGTCGCGGGCGCTCACAGTCCGGTGAGCGGCCGGGAGGGACACATGGCCGAATCCGACACGACGAAGCAGAGCCTGAAGGAAAAGGCCAAGCACGAGCTGATCGAGTACGGGATCAACATCGTCTACCTGACGATCGTGTTCGCCGCCTTCACGATCTACCGAAGGCTCGTTCTGGCTGCCCATGACATCGAGTACACGCACTACTGGGTCGCCCTCATCGAGGCGGTGATCCTCGGGAAGGTCATCATGATCGGGAGCATCTTCCGCCTCGGCCGCGGCCTGGGGGCGAAACCGCTCATCTTCCCGACCGTCTACAAGACCCTCGTCTTCACGTTGTTCTGTGCAGTCTTCAAGGTCGTCGAGTTCGGGATCAAGGGGCTCTTCACGGGGGAGGGGTTCATGGGCGGGGTCGACGCGCTCCTGGCCAAGAACTCCCACGAGTTGGTCGCGAACAGCCTGATCGTCTTCGTGGCCTTCGTCCCGTACTTCGGCGTGAAGGAACTGGGGCGGGTGATGGGAGAGGGCACGATCCGGAAGCTCTTCTTCCTGAGGCGCGCTAACGCGGATCGAGATGGAGGGTTGACCTCATGAGTGAGAATGCTTCGGGCGCGCTCGCCTCGATCCGGTGGCCGCGTCCGTTCGACGGGCTGCGGGGGCTCAAGCTCGCGGACGTTCCACGGGAAGTCTCGGCGGGCGTCACGCTGGCCGCCCTGATGATCCCGCTGAACATCGGCTACGCGCAGGTGGCCGGACTGCCTCCCGTCTTTGGCCTCTATGCTGGGATCATCCCGCTGGCGGTCTTTGCCCTGTTCACCAGCTCGCGTCATGTGGTCGGGAGCCCGGACGCGCCGATCTCCGCGATCCTCGGAGCCATGTTGATCGGCTTCGCGCCGATCGGCGATCCGATGCGGGCACAGTACGCCCTGGCGCTGGCGTTGGTGTGCGGCCTGCTCTTTTTCGTGTTCTGGTTCTTCCGCCTGGCATTTCTCGCCAATTTTCTATCCCGCGCGGTGCTGGCGGGCTTCATCACCGGCCTCGGGATCGAGGTTCTGACGAACCAGATTCGGAGGATTCTCGGCGCCTCTCACGGGCACGCGGCAGGGATCGGGGCGCTCGCCGAGCAGGTGCACGATTCCATCGCGACCTCCGTCAACACCACGGGCTACTTTGCCGAGGTGGTCGTCCTGATCGAGTCCATCCCCCGTGCAAACCTCTACTCGGTGGCGGTTGGCGTCGGCGCGTTCGCCATCGTCCGACTGATGAAGAGGTTCGCGCCCAAGGCGCCGGCGGCGCTGATCGCCTTGGCTCTGACGACCATCGCCGTGGGGGCGCTCGGTCTGGATGCCAAAGGGGTCACCGTGCTGGGGAAACTGCAGGCGGGCCTGCCGTCTCTGACCGTGCCCGGGATCCCGGTCGCCGACTATCTACGCGTTCTGCCCGGAGCCCTCGCGATCGTCGGCATAACGATGTGCGAAGCGCTGCTCCTCGTCCGCAGTTGCGGCCGCAGGCACGACACGAAGGCCGACGGAGATCAGGTGATGTTTGCCTACGGCATGGCCAGCGTCGCGTCCGGCTTCACCGGCTCACTGGTCTCCGGCCCGAGCGCCTCCCGCACCGCGGCCATGGAAGCTGCCGGTTCGCGCACCCAGCTCTCCAGCCTCGTCGCCGCGGCGACCGTCGCACTGGTCATGGTGTTCTTCACCGGTCAACTCGCCTACCTGCCGACGGCGGCCCTCGCGGGCGTCGTCGCCAATGCCGTCCTGAACCTCATCGAAGTCAAGGAGCTTCGCGAGCTGTGGGTGCTGCGGCGCTCGGAGTTCTGGGTTGCGATGGTGTGTCTCCTGAGCGTGCTCGTGTTCGGGCCCATGCAGGCGGTCGTCATTGCCTTCCTGATGGCCACGATCGACCTGCTGCGTCGCGCCTCCCGGCCCGGCACGTGGGTGCTGAAGGAGGCGCCGGACGGCAGTCACTTCGTCTCCGAGGATGAAGAGCATGCGGCCGACACGCCGGGGCTTCTCATTTATCGATTCGGCGCGCCGCTCTACTTCGCCAACGCTCCGCTGTTCGAGGAGGAAGTGGAGAAGGTGATAGCGCGCGCGACTTCCCCCGTCAAATGGTTCGTGTTGGACGCGGAGGCCATGGTGGACATCGACACCACCGGCGAGCAGGCCCTTCACGAGGTGGCGTCCCGCCTTGCGAAGCGTGGCGTGATCTTTGCCATCAGCCGCGCCAATCAATCGACCCTCTCCTGGTTATCCCGGTATCACCTGCTGACGTTGATCGGAAAGGACCGTCTCTACCCGACCAACCGACACGCCGCTCAGGCGTTTCGCCAAGTAGAAAAAGCATGACGACGGCAACGAAAAAGAGCGGGGATCCCACCGCGTGCTCCCCGGGCGATCTCTCTCGAAAGGAGAAGAACATGACCACTGCCACCATCGAAGCGAAGTTGACACTCAGCACGGTGAAGCTGAACTGGAAAGAAGTGTGGTACACGAACTGCCCCCTCATTTCCGCCAGCAACGTGGACCAGGAGCTGGGCTGGACCAAGGAGGAGTACAAGAAGATCGGCGTCAAGTACGCCTATTTGCGCTCCGCGGCGGAGAACGACTGGTACCCGCACTACATCCACAACCTCGACAATCTCATCCGCTTCGGCGGCCTCTTTCCGCCCGTGGCGGTCCACGCCGACATCCGGCGGACCCGCCTCCTCGGGGTCACGCACGTCCCGAAGGAGGGCGGCGTGCTCCTCGTGCGCGCCAAGGACGACGTCTACCGGATGCAGGACCTGAAGGGCAAGAAGATCGGGCTTTCCAAGAGCCTCAACACGATCAAGAACGACTGGTGGCGCATCCAGGAGCACCAGGGCATCGAGCTGATGCTTCGGATGAACGGCATGTCCATGAAGGACGTCGAGATCGTCGAGTTCCCGTATCCGGACGACTGGTACAACAAGCCCGAGATGCTGACGCCCATCGAGAACCCCTCCGAGTGGCAGCTCAAGCGCGACCACAAGCACGACCTCGCGTTCCGGCCCCTAGAGACGGCTCTCGAGAGCGGAAAGATCGACGCGATGTACAGCCAGAGCAAGGTCCTGAGCGTGCTCTCCGAGGCGACGGGCAAGTTCGCAATCATCGAGGACCTGTCGAAGCGTCCCGACTGGCGCCTGCAGGTCGCCAACATCCCCGCCGCCATCACCTGCACGGACGTCATGGCCGAGAAGCACCCGGAGCTCGCCGTCACGTTCATGAAGGGCATGATCAAGGTCGGGCGCTGGGCCAACGAGTACAAGCGCGCCGCCGCGGCGATCCTCGACAAGCAGACGTACTACCTCGACGTCGAGGACACGTACCGGGGCATCAAGGACGTCGACATGGTTCCGAACCTGTCGCCCCTGAACCTCGCATCCGTCGAGGTCGGCAAGAACTTCATGGTGAAGAACGGGTACATCAAGAACGACTTCGACGTCGCGAAGTGGGCGGCGCCCGAGTTCCTCGAGCAGGCCGCGAAGGAGCTGCTCGACGAGCAGTGGAAGAAGACGACGACCTCCAAGCTGCCCTCGACGACCGAGCTGCAGGCGGCGTCCCGGCGGGTCGGGTAAGGCCAAAGAGATCCGGTGGCAAAGGGGGCCCGGGTTTCCGGGCCCCCTCGCGTTCCTACGAGGAGAAAACATGGACCAGTTGAAAGCCGGGACACGCATGCAACGGATGGGCTACGTCAAGCCCGGGAGCGTTCCGGAGCCCGAACGACTCGTGCTCCTCGAGTACGTGTCGGACGCGCGGGTGGCGGTCGTCACGCTGAACCGGCCGCACGCCGACAACGCGATCACGACGGAGCTGGCGGCGAGCCTGATCGACGTTCTCGAGACGATCGCCGCGCGGCCCTCCGTGCGATGCGCCGTCCTCACCGGTGCGGGCGACCGAGCGTTCTCCGTCGGCGGCGACCTGTACCAGCGCAAGGAGATGACGAAGGAGCAATGGCTGCGCCAGCGCCAGGTCTTCGACCGGGTCCTCTATACCCTTCGCGAGCTGCGCAGGCCCGTGATCGCGGCGGTGAACGGGATGGCCTACGGCGGCGGCTGCGAGATGGCGATCAGCGCGGACTTCATCATCGCCTCCGACGAGGCCTCGTTCGGCCAGCCGGAAGCGATCGTCGGCCTTTCGGCGGGCGGCGGCGCTCCCGTCTTCCTGCCCCGGGCGCTTCCGCCGGGCATGGCCCTGCAGATGCTGATGACCGGCGACCCCATCACGGCGCGCGAGGCGCACCGGCTCGGCCTCGTCAACGAGATCCACCCGCGGGCCGGCCTTCTGACGGCCGTGTTGCGCGTCGCGGAGAAGATCGCGAGCAACTCACCGACGGCGGTTCAGGCGGTCAAGCGGGCCGTGCGCATGAGCCAGGGCGAGACCTCCGAGCAGGCGGCCTCGATCATGATGGAAGCGCACTGGCGCTCCGTCGTCCATCCAGACCGCATCGAGGGCATCCGTGCATTCACCGAGGGCCGGGAGGCGGCTTTCCCGGACCCGGACTTCTGACCTGTCGAGCCAAACTACTGGAGGAATCAAGTGTCCAAGAAACTATTCGCGACTATCGGCCTGAGCGCCCTGCTCCTCGTCGCAGCGGCGCCCGCGGCCGTTGCGGACGATCTGACCGGTTCGAACCGCTTCCTGTGCTCGGTCGTCACGATCTCGCGCTGTTACATCGACGGCTGCATGGACGACACCCCCGACGGGGCGCTCGTCCCGCAGTTCGTCAACGTCGATCTCGGAGCGAAGCTCATCTCCACGACGCCGGCGAGCGGCCAGAACCGCACGACCCCGATCGAGTCCCTGCGGCGCGAGGGCGGCCTCATCGTCCTTCAGGGCCTCGAGAACGGCCGAGCCTTCAGCTTCGTCATTGCCGAGAAGACGGGCAGCGCGTCGGTGGCCATCGCCCGGGAGGATCTGGTCCTCGCCGTCTCCGCGATGTGTACGCCCATGCCGGCGGCCCAGAAGTAGAGCGGAAGGAAGCGTACGGCCATGAAGAAGACCATTGCCGCCATCCTGTTCACGATCCTCGCGGGCGAGGGCCTCACCCTTCTCGCGCAGCAAAAGTCTCTTTCCTCCAGCCTCAACATCGCCGCCTTCCCGCAGGTCGGGCAGAACGCCCAACAGCAGTCCAAGGACGAGTCCGCCTGCTACGACTGGGCGGTGAAGAACACGGGGACCGACCCGTTCGAGCTCCAGAAACAGGCGCAGGCGCAGCAGCAACAGACCGCGCAAGCCACGGCGCAGGCGCAGGCGGCCGGCGAGGGCCAGGGCGTCAAGACTGCGGCGAAGGGCGCGGCAGGCGGCGCCCTCATCGGAGCCGTGGCTGGCGATACCGGGACGGGCGCCGCCGTTGGCGCCGCCGTCGGAGCCGTCGCGGGCCGCAGGAAGAAGAAGCAGGCCGAGGCGCAGGCGGAGCAGGTGCAGGCGCAGGGCGCGCAGGCGCAGCAGGCCACGGCGGCCCAGATGACCAGCTTCAAGAAGGCGTTCTGCGCCTGCATGGAAGGCAAGAAGTACATCGCGAAGTACTGACAGGCTGAAGAGCGCCCGCCCTGGTGCCGGCTCAGCGAGAATGTGGGCAGGAGCACGCCATGCAACTCGGAATGATCGGACTCGGGCGGATGGGGGCGAACATGGTTCGCCGGCTGATCGGCGGCGGCCACGACTGCGTCGTCTTCGACAGGGCGCCGGAGCCGGTCGCCCACCTCGCGCAGGAGAAGGCCGTCGGCGCTTCCTCCCTCGCCGACTTCGTCGAGAAGCTCGCGAAGCCGCGCGCGATCTGGCTGATGGTCCCCGCGGCCGTCGTCGACAAGACGATCGCCGACCTTCTGCCCCTTCTCGAGAAGGGCGACGTCCTGATCGACGGCGGCAACTCGTACTACGTCGACGACATCCGCCGCGCGAAGGAGCTGGCGGCGAAGGGAATCCACTACGTCGACGTCGGCACGAGCGGCGGCGTGTGGGGCCTCGAGCGCGGCTACTGCATGATGATCGGCGGCGAGACGGACGTCGTGCAGCGTCTCGACCCGATCTTCAAGCGGCTGGCTCCCGGCAAGGGAGATATCCCGAGGACGCCGGGGCGCGAGAAGGCGAAGGGAACCGCGGAGGAGGGCTACCTCCACTGCGGGCCGAACGGCGCCGGCCATTTCGTCAAGATGGTCCACAACGGGATCGAGTACGGGCTCATGGCCGCCTACGCCGAAGGGCTCAACATCCTCAGGAACGCGAACGTGGGCAAGACGCGCCGGGAGGTCGACGCCGAGACGACGCCTCTCCGCGATCCCGCGCATTACCAGTACGACATGAACCTCGCGGACATCGCCGAAGTCTGGCGCCGCGGGAGCGTCGTTTCGTCCTGGCTGCTCGACCTGACGGCCATCGCGCTTCTCGAGTCGCCGGACCTCGAGAGCTTCTCGGGACGGGTCTCGGACTCGGGCGAGGGGCGCTGGACGATCATGGCCGCGATCGACGAGGGCACGCCCGCCGAGGTCCTCACGGCCGCCCTCTACGAGCGCTTCAGCTCGCGCGGCGAGGCGGACTTCCAGAACAAGCTGCTCTCGGCGATGCGCTTCCAGTTCGGCGGACACCACGAGAAGCCCTCGAAGTGAGGCGACGGAGCGGACTTCTGTCTCCGTCTGGTTCCCGCGTTCCCGCTGTATCATGAAGACGTGATCGAGGATCCCCTTCCGCTCAGGCAGGTCGGACGGCGCCGGGCCGCTCGTGCGGGCCTCGACAAGGCCTCCGGGCTCCTTCAGCTCGTGGTCGATCTGCGGGGCAACCGCCCCTTCCTGCCACGGGGCGTCCACCGGTTCCAGACCTTCGAGGAGAGCCAAGAATGGTCGATCCGGATGATGGCGCGGGCCTCGAGTCGCGTCCCCCCCTCCTCGAAGACCTCCTGACGATCTGCCGCGCGCTGAACGAGCGGGGTGCACGGTATGTCGTCGTGGGCGGCATGGCCGTCATTCACGCCGGGTTCGTCCGCGCCACGGAAGACATCGACCTCCTCGTCGACGACTCGCCGGAGAATTTCGAACGGATCCAGGATGCGCTGTCGGTCCTCCCGGACAAGGCCGTGCGAGAGGTGCGGCCGACGGATCTGAACCGGTACGTCGTCGTCCGAGTTGCGGACGAGGTCGTCGTAGACCTGATGAAAAGCGCCTGCGGCGTGGACTACGCGGAGGCGATCGAGGGGGTCGAACCGGCGGTCATCCAGGGCGTCGAGGTGCCGTTCGCATCCCCGGCGCTCCTCCTGAAACTGAAGCAGACCGTCAGGGAGAAGGACGCCCTGGATCGGCAATTTCTCGAGCTGCTCATTGCGCAGAAGTCCGGCTCGACGCAGTGACGAAGGAGTCGGGGTGCCTGGTGGTCGTCAGGGCTCCTCGACCGGCCTCCACGTCTTGTCCGGGTTGTAGCGGTCCATCGCCTCGAACTGCTCGAGCGTCTTCGGCCCGAGGTCCTTCTCGTAGACGACGCCGGTGTGACTCACGATGAACGTCTTCACGCCGGTCACGCGGTAGTCGGCCGGCGCCGCGGCGAGGGCGAAGCCGCCGATCATCGCGCCTTCCACGACGAAGTCCATCTCCCCGAGCGGCGCCGCCGGGCCCTGGCCCTTCAGCACCTTGAAGTAGTAGCCGTGCAGCGGCTCGGACTTCTTCGAATAGCCCGCGGCGATCGCCTGGGCGATCGTGTCTCCGAGGGGTCCGGCCGGCGTCCCGTCGGGCCCGCGCCACGCGAGGCCGTCCTGCTTCCCGGGGGTGCTGATGATCTTCTGCGCGTACTGGTTCACGCGGGAGTCGTCGTGCTTTTCGACCGCGTAGGCGTGCTGCGCCGTGACGAAATCGCGGCAGACCTCGATGGCGTCCAGCTCGTTTCTCCCGATGCGGCGGTAGAGGATCTCCTGCCGGCCCGCCTTCGTGTCGAAGAGCCACTGGCCGCCCTTCCGGACGATCGGGATCGGCGCCGGCCAGCCCTCGTCCCCGACGACGAGCGTCGCGCGGCCCGCGTTCTTCGGGTCGGTCACCACGGAGTGCTTCTCGAGAGCCCTCCTCGCGAACGCCGCGGCCGCGTTCCGGTCCTGGACGGGGTCCTTCGAGACGACGAGGTCGACGCCGTCCGGCCCTAGGATTTCGGTGAGGGCCGGAACGTCGAATCGCGCGGCCGCGGAGATCAGCGCGTCTGCGGCGGCGTTCGGGGAGGAGAAACTCTTCTGCTTCGGAGCGGCCGCTGGCGCGGCCGCCGAAAGATTGCCTTCGAAGGAAAGAAGCAGGGGGAGAGCGAGGAGCAGGCTCGTCTTCATCTTCGTCTCTCCTCTCACCGGCGTCCTCCGCGTCCGCCGCCGCCGCCGCCGCGCGATCCGCCGCCCCCGCTCATGCTCGAAGAGCCGCGGGAGCTGCTCGCCTTCGCGCTGCTGCCGCTGAAACCGCCCGATCCGCCGCTCATGGCGCTGGGGCTTCCACCGCCCCCTCCACCGCCTCGGCTCGCCGAGCTGGTGCTGGGGCTCGCGCCGCCGCCGCCACCTCCGCCACGGCTCGACGTGCTCGCGCTGGGGCTCGCGCCCCCGCCTCCTCCGCTGCGATTCGCGGTGCTCGCGCTGGGGCTCGTGCCCCCGCCTCCTCCGCTGCGATTCGCGGAGTTGGCGCTCGCGCCGGCGCTCTGCTGGCGTCCGGCCGCGCCGCCCTTCGTCGATCCGCCGTACTTGTTCGCCGAGGCGCTGCTCGAGTACGGCGCGCCGCCGCGGTGCGCGGAGTTGTGCTGCACGTTTCCGGCCTGAACGTTCGTATTCTTGTTGTAGTTGTTGTTCACGTTGACGTTCACGGTGTTGTTGGAGCCCCCCCAACCGCAGCCGCAGCACGAGCCGCCCCAGACGGCCGCGCCGATCATGACGCCGGCCGTGAACGTCATGAACGCCGCGCCCGGAGGAGGAGGCGGCGGGTAGTAGATCGGCGGGTAGGGGTAGACCGGCGGCGGATAGACGACCGTCGGGCTGTAGACCGGGACGTAGATGACCTCGGGGTTCGCGGACTGGACGACGATGACCGTCTGCGTCTCGACAACCTTGGTTTCGACCTTCTGCTGCTCGTTTGTCTTCAGCGCGCCCTTCTCCTGGGCCTTCTTCCGCATGCGCTGGACGGCGTTCATGACGTCCTTTTGCTGGTCGAGGAACGCGTTCCCGAGGTCCGTCGTCCACTGGATGTCGTCGCAGAGCCTCTTGACGACGTCGGGCAACGGCGCCATCGACTGGATCGAGGGGTCCCAGGGCTGCTTGCCAACGGCGTCGGCGAGAGCCTTGTCCTTCAGGCCCTTGTTCTTCGCGAGCCACTGCTGGAGCTGCATGAGCTCGAGCGGGTAGGTGGCCGCGACGAGCGTCTGGGCGAGCAGGTCGTCCGGGTAGAGGGCGACCGGGGCCACCAGCGAATCGAGCTGGTCCGGGGTGAGCAACACCGGGGCCGGTTCGGCTGCCGCCGGTGACGCCGCCTGCGCGAGGAGCGCGCCCTCGCCGGGGACGAGGAGCGCGGCGCAGAGGAGCGCAAGAAGAGCGCGGGAGGGTCGGTCGGGACGGCGGGGGCTGGAGGATGTCTGAGTCATGGCCTCTCCCATTCCCCCGCATCCTAATCCCGTCGTTCGCGGTGACGTTAGACTTCTCGTCGTGAGAAACGTTCTCGAAGGCCTGACGCTGTTCCAGCGGATCGCCTACCCGCGGCACAAGGAGCTCTTCGAGCGCCTCGCGAAGAACCAGACACCGCAGGCCGTGTTCATCGCGTGCTCGGACTCGCGTGTCGTGCCGAACCTGATGCTCCAGGCCGAGCCCGGCGATCTCTTCATCATCCGCAACGCGGGCAACATCGTCCCGCCCGCGGGCTCGGCCTACGGCGGGACGACGGCGTCGCTCGAGTACGCGCTCGTCGCCCTCGGCATCCGCGACGTGATCCTCTGCGGCCACTCGAACTGCGGTGCGATGCGTGGCGTCCTCCACCCGGAGGCGCTCGACGCCATGCCCGCGGTCAAGCAGTGGGTCTCGTACGCGGACCTCGCGCGGCGCGCCGCCCTCGAGGCGCACCCGGGCGCGTCGGACGAGGAGATGCTCGAGTACGTCGTCGACTACAACGTGATCGCGCAGGTCCGCAACCTCCTCACGTTCCCGTTCGTGCGCCCGCTCGTCGAAAAGGGCGAGCTCGAGATCTACGGGTGGGTCTACGACATCGGAACCGGCCGCGTGAAGGGCCTCGACGCGACGGGGCGGCGGTTCGTGCCGCTCGGGGCCGGCGAGATGGGCTCGCCCAACGAACGGCACGTCCTCGCGTCCGTCGAGAGCGACGAGGAGTTCTGGGAGAAGCTCTAGGAGCTCAGTCCGGCTTTTCGTCGGCGGCCGACGCGGCTGCGCAACGGGCCGCCACGGCGGCGGCGCGGGTGGCGAGATGGCGGTCCAGCTCCGAGACGCCCGG
Coding sequences within it:
- a CDS encoding carbonic anhydrase, yielding MRNVLEGLTLFQRIAYPRHKELFERLAKNQTPQAVFIACSDSRVVPNLMLQAEPGDLFIIRNAGNIVPPAGSAYGGTTASLEYALVALGIRDVILCGHSNCGAMRGVLHPEALDAMPAVKQWVSYADLARRAALEAHPGASDEEMLEYVVDYNVIAQVRNLLTFPFVRPLVEKGELEIYGWVYDIGTGRVKGLDATGRRFVPLGAGEMGSPNERHVLASVESDEEFWEKL
- a CDS encoding DUF3300 domain-containing protein: MTQTSSSPRRPDRPSRALLALLCAALLVPGEGALLAQAASPAAAEPAPVLLTPDQLDSLVAPVALYPDDLLAQTLVAATYPLELMQLQQWLAKNKGLKDKALADAVGKQPWDPSIQSMAPLPDVVKRLCDDIQWTTDLGNAFLDQQKDVMNAVQRMRKKAQEKGALKTNEQQKVETKVVETQTVIVVQSANPEVIYVPVYSPTVVYPPPVYPYPPIYYPPPPPPGAAFMTFTAGVMIGAAVWGGSCCGCGWGGSNNTVNVNVNNNYNKNTNVQAGNVQHNSAHRGGAPYSSSASANKYGGSTKGGAAGRQQSAGASANSANRSGGGGGTSPSASTANRSGGGGGASPSASTSSRGGGGGGGASPSTSSASRGGGGGGGSPSAMSGGSGGFSGSSAKASSSRGSSSMSGGGGSRGGGGGGRGGRR